Proteins found in one Timaviella obliquedivisa GSE-PSE-MK23-08B genomic segment:
- a CDS encoding TerB N-terminal domain-containing protein, whose translation MPLWTLLADLRIQLPNPGRIQPEKSLEKLSPRQRMKARQAEIHPETPMDIMAALEQLLSEGELQPYRPKSSSRAQCWVAADKTVTIADYDIPGMVYVGESLASVKSYNFIEPSLIIPSLKVKSDRPDYAGQHVDYYPTYGRIPPTSRAAYLEWLSDGRRTPDVHVAYLWLFFYGLERRVFYDLLGAGRQPNSSMQELEVILEEVVQLRAVYRDSEMYSTFTHKADLFIDLCSVIYSKEALYETLNPFEANLILLQIGLGQMVAQRHPIPANWALAWYVRLSKNRLRSAATRCMEELQALFALRYTENYGEGMKLKPGKSVLSIDYYPASQTFNRFVQVDVGNLPDVSKFTSKINQLDRLVMDSTTQLEPLGRLLGRNPNARNTSAAIALLPPELLATHGGETVQNLKNWLASQFSQSLNAIAVSGKELFQYWSGANSEKLSKSEAEGLSQMLERLGYGIEPDVRLGGAVPKLASWVGIFRLNTDNLSYLSPEYLTATLTVHLAIAVASGDELPNSVEQDYLRTHLESLIPLTRGERSRFQAHLQLLLQEKPNLRGLKTRVEAVLPETRGAIARFLVSVAVADGQASPKEIDRLTKVYTLLELDPQILYSNVHDISANSVNSRPATEPITIRAAFPTKGHQIPAPPQQNPLVLDMSIVESKISESQEVSSLLADIFVEELPAPQTTPITGIAGLDAAHSQLLQALAQKPEWQRAELEAIALALNLMLDGALEVINEAAFDQYDESVIEGDHPFEVNADVLQELLA comes from the coding sequence ATGCCACTCTGGACTCTCCTTGCCGACTTGAGAATTCAGTTGCCTAATCCTGGCAGAATTCAGCCTGAGAAATCCCTCGAAAAGCTCAGTCCTCGTCAGCGCATGAAAGCACGTCAGGCTGAGATACATCCAGAAACTCCGATGGATATCATGGCAGCGCTAGAGCAGCTTTTGAGCGAGGGAGAACTTCAGCCTTACCGTCCTAAGTCTTCTTCTAGAGCGCAATGCTGGGTTGCGGCTGATAAAACTGTGACGATCGCCGACTACGACATTCCTGGCATGGTTTACGTGGGCGAGAGTTTAGCCAGTGTTAAAAGCTATAACTTTATTGAGCCTAGCCTGATTATTCCCAGCCTTAAAGTTAAGAGCGATCGCCCTGACTATGCAGGTCAACACGTAGACTACTACCCCACCTACGGACGCATTCCGCCCACTAGCCGCGCTGCCTATCTAGAATGGCTTTCCGACGGACGACGCACGCCTGATGTGCATGTGGCTTATCTGTGGTTGTTTTTCTATGGATTAGAACGTCGGGTTTTTTACGATCTATTGGGCGCGGGTCGGCAGCCTAATTCATCCATGCAGGAATTAGAGGTGATTCTTGAGGAAGTTGTGCAACTGCGGGCAGTGTATAGAGACTCTGAGATGTACAGCACCTTTACCCACAAAGCAGACTTGTTTATTGATCTTTGCAGCGTTATTTACTCCAAGGAAGCTCTTTACGAAACGTTGAACCCGTTTGAGGCTAATCTGATTTTGCTGCAAATTGGTTTAGGTCAGATGGTTGCACAGCGACACCCAATACCAGCAAACTGGGCTCTAGCCTGGTATGTGCGGCTTTCCAAAAATCGACTGCGATCGGCTGCGACTCGTTGCATGGAAGAGTTACAGGCGCTGTTTGCATTGCGCTATACCGAAAATTACGGCGAGGGAATGAAGCTAAAGCCAGGTAAATCTGTCCTCTCAATTGATTATTACCCTGCCAGTCAAACCTTTAATCGGTTTGTGCAAGTCGATGTAGGTAACTTGCCTGATGTCAGCAAGTTTACCAGCAAAATTAATCAACTCGATCGCCTAGTGATGGATTCCACAACTCAATTAGAACCGCTAGGACGCTTGCTAGGACGTAACCCTAACGCTCGTAATACATCGGCGGCGATCGCTCTTCTACCGCCCGAACTATTGGCAACTCACGGCGGCGAAACTGTCCAAAACCTCAAAAACTGGTTAGCGTCTCAGTTCTCTCAATCGTTAAATGCGATCGCGGTTTCTGGTAAAGAGTTGTTCCAATATTGGTCAGGTGCAAATTCCGAAAAGCTAAGCAAGAGCGAGGCAGAGGGCTTATCGCAAATGTTAGAACGTTTGGGCTACGGCATTGAGCCAGATGTTCGGCTGGGCGGTGCAGTGCCGAAACTTGCCAGTTGGGTCGGCATCTTTCGGTTAAATACCGACAATCTCTCTTACCTTTCTCCTGAATATTTAACTGCAACTTTAACAGTTCATTTAGCGATCGCTGTTGCCAGTGGTGATGAGTTACCTAATTCGGTTGAGCAAGATTATTTAAGAACTCATTTGGAATCCTTGATTCCCTTAACTCGTGGTGAGCGATCGCGCTTTCAAGCTCATTTGCAATTACTGCTTCAGGAAAAACCAAATTTGCGCGGCTTAAAGACGCGGGTTGAAGCAGTGCTGCCAGAGACGAGAGGAGCGATCGCCCGTTTCCTGGTCAGCGTCGCTGTTGCTGATGGTCAAGCCTCACCTAAAGAAATCGATCGCCTCACCAAGGTTTATACCCTGCTCGAACTTGATCCTCAAATCTTGTACAGCAACGTTCACGATATCAGCGCAAACTCGGTAAATTCTCGTCCTGCTACCGAACCCATTACCATTCGTGCCGCCTTTCCAACCAAAGGACATCAGATTCCGGCTCCCCCTCAACAAAATCCTCTCGTTTTAGATATGAGCATTGTTGAATCTAAAATATCTGAATCGCAAGAGGTTTCTAGTTTGTTAGCCGATATTTTTGTTGAAGAATTGCCTGCGCCTCAAACTACACCTATAACTGGAATCGCGGGGCTAGATGCCGCACATTCGCAGCTTTTGCAAGCGTTGGCACAGAAGCCAGAGTGGCAGAGAGCAGAGTTAGAGGCGATCGCTCTTGCCCTCAACTTAATGCTAGACGGTGCCCTTGAAGTAATCAATGAAGCGGCATTTGATCAGTACGATGAATCAGTGATTGAAGGCGATCATCCTTTCGAGGTTAACGCAGACGTTTTGCAGGAGCTATTGGCGTGA
- a CDS encoding acetoacetate decarboxylase family protein has translation MAYPQAPWKLKGHGFLSLHWIDTDRVRSLIPSQLQIFSFFPGKTLGGVYVGSYEDGSTLRYSELIAVPALIYHQGKIGVWISHIYVDNPDSRAGGRAIWGLPKEMAQFEWETPSSVSVQQGDRPLCQLKSHWNLSGIEHPIQVPAFSLLNSQLAQFSGQGTLKWHWAGVDVTVPLESSIATLGLGKPLATILLSALDLDVNAPVVI, from the coding sequence ATGGCTTATCCTCAGGCACCCTGGAAATTGAAAGGTCACGGCTTTCTATCCTTACACTGGATTGACACCGATCGCGTGCGTTCTTTAATTCCTAGCCAACTCCAAATTTTCTCGTTTTTTCCTGGGAAAACTTTAGGCGGTGTCTACGTAGGATCTTATGAGGATGGGTCTACATTACGGTACAGCGAGTTGATTGCAGTCCCTGCTCTAATTTATCATCAAGGAAAAATAGGAGTTTGGATCTCTCACATCTATGTAGATAATCCTGATTCGAGGGCGGGTGGACGAGCTATTTGGGGGTTACCTAAGGAAATGGCTCAGTTTGAATGGGAAACTCCATCATCTGTAAGCGTTCAGCAAGGCGATCGCCCACTGTGTCAATTAAAATCTCACTGGAATTTATCTGGCATAGAACACCCAATCCAAGTACCCGCATTTAGCCTACTGAATTCCCAGTTAGCACAATTTAGCGGACAGGGAACTCTAAAGTGGCATTGGGCAGGAGTTGATGTCACTGTTCCCTTAGAAAGTTCGATCGCCACTTTAGGGTTGGGAAAACCCTTAGCAACAATTTTGCTCAGCGCTTTAGATTTGGATGTTAATGCTCCTGTCGTTATTTAA